The proteins below come from a single Pseudomonas chlororaphis genomic window:
- the miaA gene encoding tRNA delta(2)-isopentenylpyrophosphate transferase (IPP transferase; isopentenyltransferase; involved in tRNA modification; in Escherichia coli this enzyme catalyzes the addition of a delta2-isopentenyl group from dimethylallyl diphosphate to the N6-nitrogen of adenosine adjacent to the anticodon of tRNA species that read codons starting with uracil; further tRNA modifications may occur; mutations in miaA result in defects in translation efficiency and fidelity): MSQLPPAIFLMGPTAAGKTDLAIELTKVLPCELISVDSALVYRGMDIGTAKPSKALLAEFPHRLIDILDPAEAYSAADFRRDALQAMAEITARGKIPLLVGGTMLYYKALVDGLADMPAADPEVRAQIEEEAARLGWQVLHAQLALIDPESAARIHPNDPQRLSRALEVYRVSGLSMTALRQRQSAQSTEAAASGLQQLPYTVANLAIAPASRQVLHRRIEQRFTLMLEQGFIDEVVALRKRSDLHAGVPSIRAVGYRQVWDYLDGKLTSAEMQERGIIATRQLAKRQFTWLRSWTDLHWLDSLDCDNLPRALKYLGTISILS; the protein is encoded by the coding sequence ATGAGCCAGTTGCCACCCGCGATTTTCCTGATGGGGCCGACCGCCGCCGGCAAGACCGACCTGGCCATCGAACTGACCAAGGTCTTGCCCTGCGAGCTGATCAGCGTCGACTCGGCGCTGGTCTACCGAGGCATGGACATCGGCACCGCCAAGCCGTCCAAGGCGCTGCTGGCCGAATTTCCCCACCGCCTGATCGATATTCTCGACCCGGCCGAGGCCTATTCGGCGGCGGATTTTCGTCGCGACGCGCTCCAGGCCATGGCCGAGATCACCGCGCGCGGCAAGATCCCACTGCTGGTGGGCGGCACCATGCTGTATTACAAAGCCTTGGTGGACGGCCTGGCGGACATGCCAGCGGCCGATCCCGAGGTCCGCGCGCAGATCGAAGAAGAGGCCGCGCGCCTTGGCTGGCAGGTCCTGCACGCGCAATTGGCGCTGATCGACCCGGAATCGGCCGCGCGCATTCATCCCAACGATCCGCAGCGGCTCAGCCGGGCGCTGGAGGTTTATCGGGTCAGTGGCCTGAGCATGACTGCCCTGCGCCAGCGACAATCTGCGCAAAGTACTGAAGCAGCCGCTTCGGGACTGCAACAATTGCCCTATACTGTCGCGAATCTGGCCATCGCTCCGGCGAGCCGGCAAGTGCTGCACCGGCGAATTGAACAAAGATTCACATTAATGTTGGAACAGGGATTCATCGACGAGGTCGTAGCCCTGCGTAAGCGAAGTGACCTGCATGCCGGGGTGCCGTCTATACGTGCTGTGGGTTACCGCCAGGTCTGGGATTACCTTGACGGCAAGCTGACGTCAGCCGAGATGCAGGAGCGTGGGATCATTGCCACGCGCCAATTGGCGAAACGCCAGTTCACCTGGCTGCGCAGCTGGACTGACCTGCATTGGCTCGACAGTCTCGATTGCGACAATCTGCCACGCGCCTTGAAATACCTCGGGACCATCTCCATATTGAGCTGA
- the mutL gene encoding DNA mismatch repair protein (This protein is involved in the repair of mismatches in DNA. It is required for dam-dependent methyl-directed DNA mismatch repair. Promotes the formation of a stable complex between two or more DNA-binding proteins in an ATP-dependent manner without itself being part of a final effector complex), whose translation MSDEVIGSNARIELLSPRLANQIAAGEVVERPASVIKELLENSLDSGAKRIDVDVEQGGVKLLRVRDDGGGISSDDLPLALARHATSKIRDLEDLERVMSLGFRGEALASISSVSRLTLTSRTRDADQAWQVETEGRDMASRVQPAAHPVGTSVEVRDLFFNTPARRKFLKAEKTEFDHLQEVIKRLALARFDVAFHLRHNGKTILSLHEAHDDAARARRVGAVCGAGFLEQALPIEVERNGLRLWGWVGLPTFSRSQADLQYFYVNGRAVRDKLVAHAVRQAYRDVLFNGRHPTFVLFFEVDPAVVDVNVHPTKHEVRFRDGRMVHDFLYGTLHRALGDVRPEDQLAAPAAVGGMVRPTGLEAGEFGPQGEMRLAANALLEQPQPQPSYNPAGSGAGSGYQYQYTPRPQSTVPAAEAQAAYREFFKPLPEAGATALPDGQGDIPPLGYALAQLKGIYILSENAQGLVLVDMHAAHERIMYERLKIAMASEGLSGQPLLVPESLAVSQREADCAEEHVGWFQRLGFELQRLGPETLAIRQIPALLKQAEANRLVSDVLADLMEYGTSDRIQAHLNELLGTMACHGAIRANRRLALPEMNGLLRDMENTERSGQCNHGRPTWTQLGLDDLDKLFLRGR comes from the coding sequence ATGAGCGATGAAGTGATCGGCAGCAACGCCCGCATCGAGCTGCTCAGCCCGCGATTGGCGAACCAGATCGCGGCCGGCGAGGTGGTCGAGCGCCCGGCGTCGGTGATCAAGGAATTGCTGGAAAACAGCCTCGACTCCGGCGCCAAGCGGATCGATGTGGATGTCGAGCAGGGTGGCGTCAAGCTGTTGCGGGTGCGCGATGACGGCGGCGGTATCTCCTCCGATGACCTGCCGCTGGCCCTGGCGCGCCACGCCACCAGCAAGATTCGCGACCTGGAAGACCTTGAGCGGGTCATGAGCCTGGGGTTTCGCGGCGAGGCGCTGGCGTCCATCAGCTCGGTGTCGCGCTTGACCCTCACGTCCCGTACCCGCGACGCCGACCAGGCCTGGCAGGTCGAGACCGAAGGCCGGGACATGGCGTCCCGAGTCCAGCCGGCCGCCCATCCGGTGGGCACGTCGGTGGAAGTGCGCGACCTGTTTTTCAATACCCCGGCGCGGCGCAAGTTTCTCAAGGCCGAGAAAACCGAATTCGATCACCTGCAAGAAGTCATCAAGCGCCTGGCCCTGGCGCGTTTTGACGTGGCGTTCCATTTGCGCCACAACGGCAAGACCATCCTCAGCCTGCACGAGGCCCATGATGACGCGGCCCGCGCCCGGCGCGTGGGGGCGGTGTGCGGCGCGGGCTTCCTCGAACAGGCGTTGCCCATCGAGGTGGAGCGCAACGGTCTGCGGCTGTGGGGCTGGGTCGGGTTGCCGACCTTTTCCCGCAGTCAGGCCGACTTGCAGTATTTCTACGTGAACGGTCGGGCGGTGCGCGACAAGCTGGTGGCCCACGCGGTGCGCCAGGCGTATCGCGATGTGCTGTTCAACGGCCGGCACCCGACCTTCGTGCTGTTTTTCGAAGTCGACCCGGCGGTGGTGGACGTCAACGTGCACCCGACCAAGCACGAAGTGCGCTTCCGTGACGGCCGCATGGTCCACGATTTCCTGTATGGCACCTTGCACCGCGCCTTGGGCGATGTGCGGCCGGAAGACCAGCTCGCGGCGCCGGCCGCGGTGGGTGGCATGGTCCGGCCCACGGGGCTGGAGGCGGGCGAGTTCGGTCCCCAGGGCGAAATGCGCCTGGCGGCCAATGCGCTGCTGGAGCAGCCCCAGCCCCAGCCAAGCTACAACCCGGCCGGCAGCGGTGCCGGCAGCGGCTATCAATACCAATACACACCACGCCCGCAATCGACTGTACCGGCAGCCGAGGCCCAGGCGGCCTACCGCGAGTTTTTCAAGCCGCTGCCTGAAGCCGGTGCCACGGCCTTGCCCGACGGCCAGGGCGACATTCCGCCCTTGGGTTACGCCTTGGCGCAGCTCAAGGGCATCTACATCCTTTCGGAAAACGCCCAGGGCCTGGTCCTGGTGGACATGCATGCCGCCCACGAGCGGATCATGTACGAGCGGCTGAAAATCGCCATGGCCAGCGAAGGCCTCAGCGGCCAGCCACTGCTGGTGCCCGAATCCCTGGCCGTCAGCCAGCGCGAGGCCGATTGCGCCGAAGAGCACGTGGGCTGGTTCCAGCGCCTGGGCTTCGAATTGCAGCGCCTGGGCCCGGAAACCCTGGCGATCCGCCAGATTCCAGCTTTGCTGAAGCAGGCCGAGGCCAATCGGTTGGTCAGCGACGTGCTGGCGGACCTGATGGAGTACGGCACCAGCGACCGCATCCAGGCGCACCTGAACGAACTGCTCGGCACCATGGCCTGCCACGGCGCGATTCGCGCCAACCGGCGCCTGGCCCTGCCGGAAATGAACGGCCTGCTGCGGGACATGGAAAACACCGAGCGCAGCGGCCAATGCAACCATGGCCGGCCGACCTGGACCCAATTGGGCCTGGATGACCTGGACAAACTGTTCTTGCGCGGTCGTTGA
- a CDS encoding N-acetylmuramoyl-L-alanine amidase: MMGFGMRFRAVVAVVGLLLTALAVDAVAETKVNSVRLWRAPDNTRLVFDLTGPVQHSVFTLTAPDRLVIDINGASLGAPLNVATANTPITAMRSAQRTPTDLRVVIDLKKAVTPKSFTLAPNAQYGNRLVVDLFDNPADAAPPPPPPTNVATVPAVPVTPAEPAIKLPPAPAGKRDIIVVIDAGHGGEDPGASGSRGQREKDVVLSIARELQRQVNGMKGFRAELTRTGDYFIPLRGRTEIARKKGADLFVSIHADAAPSAAAFGASVFALSDRGATSETARWLADSENRSDLIGGAGNVSLDDKDRMLAGVLLDLSMTASLTSSLNVGQKVLSNIGRVTPLHKQRVEQAGFMVLKSPDIPSILVETGFISNSNEASKLSSASHQQALARSISSGVRQFFQQNPPPGTYIAWLRDSGKIAQGPRDHRVSPGETLAMIAVRYQVSPAALRSANNLKSDELKIGQTLTIPGNEVASKQ, encoded by the coding sequence ATGATGGGGTTTGGTATGCGCTTTCGCGCGGTGGTTGCTGTCGTAGGACTGTTGCTTACGGCACTGGCCGTCGATGCTGTGGCCGAGACAAAGGTCAACAGCGTTCGCCTCTGGCGGGCGCCGGATAACACTCGACTGGTGTTCGACCTGACGGGGCCGGTGCAGCACAGCGTGTTCACCCTGACCGCCCCCGACCGCCTGGTGATTGACATCAATGGCGCCTCCCTGGGCGCGCCGCTGAACGTGGCCACCGCCAACACACCGATTACCGCCATGCGTTCGGCCCAGCGCACGCCCACCGACCTGCGGGTGGTCATCGACCTGAAAAAGGCCGTGACCCCGAAGAGCTTCACCCTGGCCCCCAATGCCCAGTACGGCAATCGGCTGGTGGTGGACCTGTTCGACAACCCGGCCGACGCCGCGCCGCCACCACCACCGCCGACCAATGTCGCCACGGTGCCTGCGGTGCCGGTGACCCCGGCCGAACCGGCTATCAAGTTGCCACCGGCACCGGCCGGCAAGCGCGACATCATCGTGGTGATCGACGCCGGCCACGGCGGCGAAGACCCAGGTGCCTCGGGCTCCCGTGGGCAGCGTGAAAAAGACGTGGTGCTGTCCATCGCCCGTGAGCTGCAACGCCAAGTCAACGGCATGAAAGGTTTCCGCGCCGAGCTGACCCGTACCGGCGACTACTTCATTCCGTTGCGCGGGCGTACCGAAATCGCCCGCAAGAAAGGCGCCGACCTGTTTGTCTCCATCCACGCCGACGCCGCACCTTCCGCGGCGGCATTTGGGGCGTCGGTGTTTGCCTTGTCCGACCGGGGCGCCACGTCCGAGACCGCCCGCTGGCTGGCCGACAGTGAAAACCGCTCCGACCTGATCGGCGGTGCCGGCAACGTCAGCCTCGATGACAAGGACCGCATGCTCGCCGGCGTATTGCTCGACCTGTCGATGACCGCCTCGTTGACCTCCAGCCTGAACGTCGGCCAGAAGGTCCTGAGCAACATCGGCCGGGTCACGCCGCTGCACAAGCAGCGCGTCGAACAGGCCGGGTTCATGGTGCTCAAGTCGCCGGATATCCCCTCGATCCTGGTGGAAACCGGCTTCATCTCCAACTCCAACGAAGCGTCGAAGCTGTCGTCGGCCAGCCACCAGCAGGCGCTGGCCCGTTCCATCAGCAGCGGTGTGCGGCAGTTCTTCCAGCAGAACCCGCCACCGGGTACCTACATCGCCTGGCTGCGCGATTCCGGCAAGATCGCCCAGGGCCCGCGGGACCATCGGGTCAGCCCGGGCGAGACCCTGGCGATGATCGCGGTGCGCTACCAGGTGTCGCCCGCCGCGCTGCGCAGTGCCAACAACCTCAAGAGTGACGAACTGAAGATCGGCCAGACCCTGACCATTCCCGGCAACGAAGTGGCGTCCAAGCAATGA